The Coccidioides posadasii str. Silveira chromosome 3, complete sequence genome contains a region encoding:
- a CDS encoding uncharacterized protein (EggNog:ENOG410PX7A~COG:S~BUSCO:15432at33183) — protein sequence MSLSSQLVISDIHTLPQKSATAIIECITRLEKRTFPPSEAFEFTMDLWKKKPNTRVIYVKFTEMASSVSPKTKLADRVTSNSATNVIGYAVYVRMKGTALLHKVCIAEPLRGQGVGRQLMAYIEQRLRREGCQAVQLWVDKDRAAARRLYARCGFEEQETVENYYGNGRTGIKMALELESR from the coding sequence ATGTCGCTATCTTCACAACTGGTAATAAGTGACATTCACACACTCCCTCAAAAAAGTGCCACTGCCATCATCGAGTGCATCACGCGTCTTGAAAAGCGCACTTTCCCGCCCTCAGAAGCATTCGAATTTACCATGGACCTATGGAAGAAAAAGCCCAACACGCGAGTGATATACGTGAAGTTTACAGAGATGGCCTCTTCAGTATCTCCGAAAACGAAACTAGCAGATAGAGTCACTAGTAATAGTGCTACGAATGTGATCGGCTACGCAGTGTACGTGCGTATGAAAGGCACTGCACTGCTGCATAAAGTCTGCATCGCGGAACCGCTCCGTGGGCAGGGAGTCGGCAGGCAGTTGATGGCGTATATCGAGCAAAGATTACGGCGGGAAGGCTGTCAAGCTGTGCAGCTGTGGGTTGACAAGGACAGGGCGGCTGCGAGGAGGCTGTACGCGCGATGTGGGTTTGAGGAGCAGGAGACGGTAGAGAATTACTACGGGAATGGGAGGACGGGGATTAAGATGGCCCTGGAGCTCGAAAGCCGCTGA
- the VPS20 gene encoding Vacuolar protein sorting-associated protein 20 (BUSCO:454746at4751~EggNog:ENOG410PPFV~COG:U~BUSCO:15442at33183): MGNTSSSHKISAQDRAILDLKNQRDKLHQYQKRITVLTDRETAIAKECLARGDRSRALLALRRKKYQESLLSKTDSQLGQLEKLTGSVEFALVQKDVLFGLNQGTKVLQAIHKEMGGLEGVEKMMGETQEARAYQEEISHMLAGQMSNQDEDEVEDELEELEREVAGGVKLPDVPTSALPEEEERNRATTASQRARARARAQAQNAVPMEA, translated from the exons ATGGGAAACACTTCCAGCTCGCATAAAATATCCGCGCAAGATAG AGCAATTCTCGATCTGAAAAACCAACGAGATAAGCTACATCAGTACCAAAAGCGCATCACTGTCCTAACAGACCGTGAAACGGCCATTGCCAAAGAATGTTTGGCTCGCGGCGATCGATCGCGTGCTCTCTTAGCACTACGACGCaagaaatatcaagaatCTCTACTTTCCAAGACTGATTCACAGCTTGGCCAACTGGAAAAATTGACAGGCAGCGTGGAATTTGCCTTGGTCCAAAAGGATGTCTTGTTTGGCTTAAATCAGGGTACGAAAGTGCTACAAGCTATCCATAAAGAAATGGGGGGACTCGAGGGAGTAGAGAAGATGATGGGTGAAACACAAGAGGCTAGAGCATACCAGGAG GAAATAAGCCACATGCTCGCCGGACAGATGTCGAATCAAGACGAAGACGAGGTAGAAGACGAATTGGAAGAACTCGAGCGAGAGGTTGCTGGGGGTGTGAAGCTCCCTGATGTCCCAACGTCAGCATTGCCGGAAGAGGAAGAACGGAATAGAGCCACGACAGCTAGCCAGCGTGCCCGCGCAAGAGCCAGGGCACAGGCGCAGAATGCAGTCCCCATGGAAGCCTAA
- a CDS encoding uncharacterized protein (EggNog:ENOG410PHRK~COG:O~BUSCO:2170at33183) — MPPRNRGGRPSLGHGLDKEVYQIIRKLVDEQQAEGSDLRLGVPMIYDRIKKSNSSLNRRPKKLLEDSIERVLDVIKADALGEDESESLEGDFEGLVEKQQPPALNGVNKSIVGMWNTQSKTPPTHKKLDGAVESSSSVPQPTNKRRQTGGESISKRRKAESSIDRSPPTYVSLADLGGVDDVIQEMEDLIVLPMTRPQVYSSSKVQPPRGVLLHGPPGCGKTLIANAFAAELGVPFIAISAPSIVSGMSGESEKALREHFDEAKKAAPCLVFIDEIDAITPKRESAQREMEKRIVAQLLTCMDDLALEKTDGKPVIVLAATNRPDSLDPALRRGGRFDKEINLSVPSEPVREQILRTLTRNMNLANGLDFPLLAKRTPGFVGADLNDLVSTAGTAAIKRYLDHLKSLGDEEMDIEEPQSNISPKILELRRLIRRAREAPPESEPQTVFVSNEDFLAALPKIQPSSKREGFATIPDTTWADVGALGGVREELVTAIVDPIKTPEIYAQVGISAPTGVLLWGPPGCGKTLLAKAVANESRANFISVKGPELLNKYVGESERAVRQVFVRARSSIPCVIFFDELDALVPRRDDTLSEASARVVNTLLTELDGLGSARQGIYVIAATNRPDIIDPAMLRPGRLETLLFVNLPSENERVDILRTLVRKLTVEVTPEIEALVRSCEGYSGADLGSLLRRAGYAAIKRRDTIKLEDFVVAKTEIRPSVTDMRRYERLRREWGGGNVAI; from the exons ATGCCACCAAGGAATCGCGGCGGTCGGCCAAGCCTTGGGCATGGCCTTGATAAGGAG GTCTACCAAATTATCCGCAAGCTCGTGGACGAACAGCAAGCGGAAGGTTCGGATTTACGGCTTGGTGTGCCTATGATTTACGACCGAATCAAGAAATCCAATTCCAGTTTAAATCGCAGACCCAAAAAATTATTAGAGGACAGTATTGAGCGGGTATTGGACGTTATTAAAGCTGACGCTTTGGGTGAAGATGAGTCTGAGTCGTTGGAAGGAGACTTTGAGGGATTGGTCGAGAAACAACAGCCTCCG GCTTTGAATGGCGTAAACAAGAGCATCGTGGGAATGTGGAACACACAGTCGAAAACACCGCCAACTCATAAGAAATTAGATGGTGCGGTTGAGTCCTCGTCGTCGGTCCCCCAACCCACAAACAAAAGGCGTCAAACAGGTGGTGAATCGATCTCGAAACGTCGAAAAGCGGAGAGTTCTATCGACCGATCCCCACCGACATATGTGAGCCTTGCAGATTTAGGAGGCGTGGACGACGTGATTCAAGAGATGGAAGATCTAATTGTCCTCCCAATGACTCGGCCTCAAGTTTATTCCTCGTCCAAAGTTCAGCCGCCACGCGGTGTCCTACTGCACGGGCCTCCCGGGTGTGGAAAGACTCTAATTGCCAATGCTTTCGCGGCAGAATTGGGTGTTCCATTTATCGCCATTTCTGCTCCGTCAATTGTCTCTGGAATGTCGGGTGAATCGGAAAAGGCACTCCGGGAACACTTTGACGAGGCTAAAAAGGCTGCTCCCTGTCTTGTCTTTATTGACGAGATTGATGCTATCACTCCAAAGCGTGAAAGTGCCCAGCGTGAAATGGAGAAGAGAATTGTCGCCCAGTTACTCACATGCATGGACGACTTAGCTTTGGAAAAGACGGATGGAAAACCAGTTATTGTGCTGGCCGCAACAAATCGGCCAGACAGTCTTGATCCAGCTTTGAGAAGAGGTGGTCGCTTTGACAAGGAgatcaatctcagtgttcCTAGTGAACCAGTCAGAGAACAAATCCTACGCACATTGACAAGAAATATGAATCTTGCCAATGGTCTGGATTTTCCATTACTTGCGAAACGGACCCCTGGCTTTGTCGGAGCTGATTTGAATGATCTGGTATCTACAGCGGGGACAGCTGCTATCAAGCGATATTTAGATCATTTAAAATCTCTAGGCGATGAAGAGATGGACATTGAAGAGCCTCAGAGCAACATAAGCCCGAAAATCTTAGAACTCCGCCGCCTGATAAGGCGAGCTCGAGAGGCGCCTCCGGAATCTGAACCCCAAACGGTATTTGTCTCCAACGAGGATTTTTTGGCCGCACTCCCCAAAATTCAACCTTCCTCGAAACGTGAAGGTTTCGCCACAATACCTGATACGACTTGGGCTGATGTGGGCGCCCTCGGTGGCGTGCGCGAAGAACTCGTCACTGCAATCGTCGACCCCATCAAAACCCCTGAAATTTATGCTCAGGTCGGGATATCAGCCCCAACCGGTGTTCTTCTATGGGGACCACCAGGATGCGGAAAGACTCTGCTTGCTAAGGCCGTTGCTAACGAATCGCGTGCCAATTTTATTAGTGTCAAGGGGCCCGAGCTTCTCAACAAATACGTTGGCGAATCAGAACGAGCAGTGCGGCAAGTCTTCGTTCGTGCGCGGTCTTCTATTCCTTGCGTTATATTTTTTGACGAACTTGACGCTCTTGTCCCTCGTCGCGATGATACACTCTCCGAAGCGTCTGCGCGTGTGGTGAACACATTACTTACTGAGCTTGATGGGCTTGGTAGCGCACGACAAGGGATATATGTCATCGCTGCCACCAACAGGCCAGATATCATCGACCCGGCCATGCTACGACCTGGTCGTCTTGAAACTCTTCTTTTTGTTAATCTACCTAGCGAGAATGAGCGAGTAGATATCCTTCGTACATTGGTTCGTAAACTAACTGTTGAAGTCACCCCGGAAATCGAAGCCCTGGTGCGCTCGTGTGAGGGCTACAGCGGTGCAGATTTGGGTTCATTGCTTCGCCGTGCCGGTTATGCAGCGATCAAGCGGCGAGATACAATCAAATTGGAAGATTTCGTAGTTGCAAAGACAGAGATTAGACCAAGTGTTACTGACATGAGGAGATATGAGAGACTAAGGAGAGAATGGGGAGGCGGGAATGTCGCGATTTAA
- the ERB1 gene encoding Ribosome biogenesis protein erb1 (BUSCO:115993at4751~EggNog:ENOG410PGWN~COG:J~BUSCO:2388at33183): MDYSKGSKKRKAITKDVDEDPSVVSGDEYDLEALDRDDSDSSADASDSEIELIGDFSSDDGEDDDELHSDEVPSDTEPFARAKSGKIATGLDGSLDGESNDLSDDNEPNYRIEKDANGNERYIYPEINPDDNSEYSEVDEEANTIGDIPLSFYDQYPHIGYNINGKKILRPAKGQALDALLDSIEIPKGWTGLTDPSTGKPLQLSQEELELLRKVQMNEITQDGYDPYQPTVEYFTSKQEIMPLSAVPEPKRRFIPSKHEAKRVMKIVKAIREGRILPYKPPEEEDATQEGIQTYDLWADESPRPDHPMNIPAPKLPPPGYEESYHPPPEYLPDKKEKEEWENQDEEDREREYLPTDYSTLRKVPGYERFIKEKFERCLDLYLAPRVRRSKLNIDPESLLPKLPSPEELKPFPTTCATLFRGHRGRVRSLAIDPTGVWLASGGDDGTVRVWELLTGRQLWSVKLSDEDAVNVVRWRPGKEAVVLAASVGDSIYLAVPDVVNPELEAASLEVIDAGWAYATSTGTSATKKTSPVQWTRPASSLADSGVYAVIPLGYIAKSISWHRRGDYFVTVCPGTSTPASVAIAIHTLSKHLTQYPFRRRLKGGGSPQVAHFHPSKPILFVANQRSIRAYDLSRQTLVKILRPGARWISSFDIHPTSSSTSGGDNLIVGSYDRRLLWHDVDLSDRPYKTLRYHQKAIRAVKYHPHYPLFADTSDDGSLQIFHGSVTGDLLSNANIVPLKVLKGHKVTGDLGVLDLDWHPREAWCVSAGADGTCRLWM; the protein is encoded by the coding sequence ATGGATTACTCCAAGGGCTCCAAGAAGCGCAAGGCTATAACGAAAGATGTTGACGAAGACCCGAGCGTCGTCTCTGGAGATGAATACGACCTTGAAGCGCTCGACAGGGACGATTCTGATAGCTCCGCCGACGCGAGCGACTCAGAGATTGAGTTGATTGGCGATTTCAGCAGCGACGATGGAGAAGACGACGATGAGCTTCATAGCGATGAAGTCCCATCCGATACGGAACCCTTTGCCCGGGCGAAAAGTGGGAAAATTGCAACCGGCCTTGACGGTTCTTTAGATGGGGAAAGCAACGACTTGTCCGACGATAATGAACCAAATTACCGAATTGAAAAAGATGCAAATGGCAACGAGCGGTATATCTACCCCGAAATCAATCCTGATGATAATTCGGAGTATTCCGAAGTCGATGAAGAGGCCAATACGATTGGCGATATCCCACTGTCTTTCTACGACCAGTATCCCCATATCGGCTACAATATTAACGGGAAAAAGATCCTGCGCCCCGCAAAGGGTCAAGCATTGGATGCACTGCTAGATAGCATCGAGATTCCAAAAGGCTGGACTGGTTTGACCGATCCATCCACCGGAAAGCCATTGCAACTAAGTCAAGAGGAGCTGGAGTTGCTGCGTAAAGTACAGATGAATGAGATCACCCAGGATGGCTACGACCCCTACCAGCCTACCGTCGAGTACTTTACGAGCAAGCAAGAGATAATGCCTCTCAGCGCAGTCCCCGAGCCAAAGCGAAGATTTATACCTTCGAAACATGAGGCAAAGCGTGTTATGAAAATTGTTAAAGCCATCCGGGAAGGCAGAATTCTTCCGTATAAGCCCCCGGAAGAAGAGGACGCAACTCAAGAAGGAATACAGACATACGATTTATGGGCTGACGAGTCTCCACGGCCAGATCATCCAATGAATATTCCAGCTCCCAAACTACCACCACCAGGATATGAGGAGAGCTATCATCCGCCGCCAGAGTATCTACCtgataagaaagagaaagaagaatgggaGAAccaagatgaagaagatcgCGAAAGAGAGTATCTGCCAACGGATTATAGCACTTTGCGAAAAGTGCCAGGTTACGAAAGATTTATTAAGGAGAAGTTCGAACGTTGTCTCGACTTGTATTTGGCGCCAAGAGTACGACGGAGCAAGTTGAACATTGACCCGGAGTCTCTCCTGCCTAAGCTACCTAGCCCCGAAGAACTTAAGCCGTTCCCAACAACCTGTGCAACACTATTCCGAGGTCATCGCGGGCGTGTTCGAAGCTTAGCAATTGATCCCACTGGGGTCTGGCTAGCTAGTGGTGGAGATGACGGTACCGTTCGCGTTTGGGAGCTACTCACTGGCCGACAATTGTGGAGTGTTAAACTAAGCGATGAAGATGCAGTCAATGTCGTCCGTTGGAGGCCAGGCAAAGAAGCTGTCGTTCTAGCAGCATCTGTTGGTGACAGTATCTATCTTGCTGTTCCCGATGTTGTTAATCCGGAACTGGAAGCGGCTAGCCTTGAGGTGATTGATGCTGGCTGGGCCTATGCTACCTCCACAGGAACAAGTGCTACAAAGAAGACTTCACCGGTACAATGGACTCGTCCTGCATCTTCCCTCGCGGATTCTGGCGTATATGCAGTGATTCCATTAGGTTATATCGCCAAGTCAATATCCTGGCACCGTCGTGGAGACTACTTCGTAACCGTCTGCCCTGGTACATCGACCCCTGCCTCAGTCGCGATCGCCATCCACACTCTCTCCAAACACCTTACGCAATATCCATTCCGCCGACGTCTCAAAGGTGGGGGTTCACCTCAAGTTGCGCATTTTCACCCTTCCAAACCTATCCTCTTCGTTGCCAATCAGCGCTCAATCCGCGCATATGATCTCTCCCGTCAAACTCTAGTTAAAATTCTCCGCCCTGGCGCCCGATGGATCTCCTCCTTCGACATCCATCCTACATCCTCCTCTACTTCTGGCGGCGATAATCTTATTGTTGGTTCTTACGATAGACGTCTACTCTGGCATGACGTCGATCTCTCCGATCGCCCCTATAAAACGCTTCGGTATCACCAGAAAGCCATCCGTGCCGTTAAATATCACCCTCATTACCCTCTTTTTGCAGACACGAGTGACGACGGCTCTTTACAAATTTTCCATGGCAGTGTCACGGGGGACTTACTCAGCAATGCTAATATTGTACCTTTGAAGGTGCTAAAAGGACACAAAGTCACAGGGGACTTGGGAGTGCTAGATCTTGATTGGCATCCAAGGGAAGCTTGGTGTGTTAGTGCTGGAGCAGATGGCACGTGTCGGCTATGGATGTGA
- a CDS encoding uncharacterized protein (EggNog:ENOG410PNU2~COG:O~BUSCO:13524at33183) encodes MSHHHHHHHHGHGGHDHDHDHSDDLTPAFQSLLYKQIDFDGIVTLNESEPKAGTAIVKKTWAQRLDDSPELESDVDEQMLMYIPFTGQVKLHSLLFYAPPTTSAPKTIKLFRNRPDLDFSTASDLQATQTLTVPQTLTGSDADALEIPLNRAQWNTTTSVTLFFEDNWSGGDEEVTKVGYIGFKGHYMALIREPVTVLYEAAANPKDHVIIQGVGEGVGRTIGQ; translated from the exons ATGTcacatcaccaccaccaccaccaccatgGCCATGGTGGCCACGATCATGATCATGACCATAGCGATGACTTGACCCCCGCGTTCCAGTCGCTTTTATATAAGCAGATCGATTTCGATGGAATTGTCACGCTGAACGAATCCGAGCCAAAGGCTGGCACTGCCATCGTCAAGAAAACATGGGCTCAGCGTTTAGACGATAGCCCCGAGCTGGAAAGCGATGTGGATGAGCAGATGCTGATGTATATCCC ATTCACTGGCCAGGTTAAACTCCACTCCCTCTTGTTCTACGCACCTCCTACCACCTCCGCCCCAAAGACCATTAAACTCTTCCGCAATCGACCGGATCTCGATTTCTCCACTGCCTCCGATCTCCAGGCCACCCAAACACTTACCGTTCCCCAGACACTCACAGGTTCAGATGCCGATGCCCTGGAGATTCCCCTTAACCGAGCTCAGTGGAACACTACGACATCTGTTACTTTATTTTTCGAAGATAACTGGAGTGGGGGAGACGAGGAGGTCACAAAGGTAGGGTATATCGGCTTTAAAGGGCATTATATGGCTCTCATCAGAGAACCGGTTACGGTGTTGTATGAGGCAGCGGCCAACCCGAAGGATCATGTTATTATACAAGGTGTGGGCGAAGGGGTTGGAAGGACGATTGGACAGTAG
- the CUE5 gene encoding ubiquitin-binding protein cue5 (EggNog:ENOG410PJY8~COG:O~BUSCO:9530at33183): MADGPKNIVNPESPTTARPLDFDDEPLETGVTSTTPTLRTPNDEAPPKPPRPLSPEQEAENTLKEAFPSIDASVVRAVVVASGGNIDRAFHALLGMSDPDAQVDPPPMKPPRPSIATSTTQRQLEQDEMYARQLAEHYNRSEQHRSYPQSGWDHEPHLPQRQRETGLKPNELYDDREHSFIDDDLPIIKENIRKGFLETQTRVNTWMQNLKKKLDGEESEDEINYEQNRQGQQYRQGFGESQNYRPRRSGEARRSADRERYDADPRVLSDDFATLELRDEEAPPIRPPRPAANPDLFKSKSSSPDQRKVSFQEGPPEEIGAPHSSRSDSQNRAAQPQGKPSKWQPLATVEPSPVTDHDPFSLGDSDDEKEVKKQEVKSEENEKIKSATTEAARGDAGASGSNSKTDSTSGNL, translated from the exons ATGGCTGACGGGCCAAAG AACATTGTCAATCCGGAATCCCCGACGACCGCTCGCCCGCTCGATTTTGATGATGAGCCTCTTGAAACGGGAGTAACTTCAACAACTCCAACACTTAGAACTCCGAATGATGAAGCTCCTCCGAAACCCCCGCGTCCACTTAGTCCCGAGCAGGAAGCTGAGAATACGCTGAAGGAAGCATTTCCAAGTATCGATGCCAGCGTTGTGAGAGCTGTGGTAGTGGCTAGTGGTGGAAACATAGATAGAGCCTTTCATGCCTTACTCG GGATGTCCGACCCGGATGCGCAAGTTGACCCTCCTCCTATGAAACCACCTCGCCCTTCAATCGCTACATCCACCACCCAGAGACAGCTCGAGCAAGATGAAATGTATGCACGCCAGCTGGCTGAGCATTATAACCGTTCGGAACAGCACCGTAGCTATCCTCAGTCTGGATGGGATCATGAACCCCACTTACCACAGAGACAAAGAGAGACCGGCTTAAAGCCGAATGAATTATATGACGATCGAGAGCACAGCTTTATTGATG ACGACCTTCCGATAATTAAAGAGAACATCCGCAAGGGTTTCTTGGAAACCCAAACAAGAGTCAACACTTGGATGCAAAATTTAAAGAAGAAATTGGATGGCGAAGAATCGGAAGATGAGATTAACTACGAGCAAAATCGGCAAGGTCAGCAATACAGACAAGGATTTGGCGAGTCACAAAATTATCGACCAAGGAGAAGTGGTGAGGCTCGTCGCAGTGCGGACCGCGAACGATATGATGCGGATCCACGGGTTTTGAGTGATGATTTTGCAACCTTGGAATTAAGAGATGAAGAGG CACCTCCAATTCGTCCACCGCGCCCCGCTGCCAACCCGGATTTGTTCAAATCTAAATCATCCTCCCCTGATCAACGAAAGGTCTCATTTCAAGAAGGCCCACCAGAGGAGATCGGCGCCCCCCATTCTTCCCGTTCAGATTCTCAGAATCGCGCTGCCCAACCACAAGGCAAGCCGAGTAAGTGGCAGCCGTTAGCCACGGTGGAGCCTTCTCCGGTTACGGATCACGATCCTTTTAGCCTTGGGGATTCTGATGACGAGAAAGAGGTTAAAAAGCAGGAGGTGAAGTCGGAGGAGAACGAGAAAATAAAGTCGGCCACAACAGAAGCTGCTAGAGGGGATGCTGGAGCGAGTGGTAGTAATAGCAAAACTGACAGCACTTCTGGAAATCTATAA
- a CDS encoding uncharacterized protein (EggNog:ENOG410PG85~COG:A~BUSCO:3261at33183) — translation MATDFDLSPGFISSLYKPPALLPIAQHRNSLLYVVENYPVTIVVGQTGSGKTTQLPQFLDKAGWCADGKQIAVTQPRRVAATTVAARVAEEMRCSVGQEVGYSIRFEDVTSSATRIKFLTDGLLLREALVDPLLSRYSVIMVDEAHERSLSTDILLGILKKIMKKRPELRIIVSSATLQAEEFLRFFAEDQFNAENGSEMGGKVGRILSLEGRMYPVDCLFLESPAEDYVERAIKTVFDIHAGKTNGDILLFLTGREEIDLAIQKISERAASLPPKSQELLPLPLYAGLTTEQQLYVFDPAPENTRKVIVATNIAEASVTIDGIVFVIDCGYAKLRAYDPNTGIDTLTAVPISKASASQRAGRAGRTRPGKCFRLYTEESYACLPDASVPEIQRSNLAPVILQLKALGIDNIVRFDFFSSPPAELVVRALELLYSLGAVDEYAKLTKPLGIHMAELSVEPMMAKVLLNASTFGCLSEILSIAAMTSVQGSVWFQQEGDKKGMESARRKFAVEEGDHLTYLNVYQAFVTKGKKDSKWCRENSLNYKSMQKAVSIRAQLKRYLDRFGIQIDETLSSRKSQLATTAEQIQRCLTTGYFGHAARMQPDGTFKTISGGVTLHAHPSSLLFNRKADWVIFHEVLQTSSKIFIRDITKIQKSWLLEYASDYYQVKE, via the exons ATGGCCACCGACTTTGACCTCTCCCCGGGCTTCATCTCGTCGCTCTATAAACCCCCAGCGTTATTGCCGATTGCACAACATCGCAATAGCTTGCTTTATGTCGTTGAAAATTATCCTGTAACCATAGTCGTGGGACAAACGGGTAGCGGAAAGACTACCCAATTGCCTCAATTCCTTGACAAAGCAGGATGGTGTGCAGATGGAAAGCAGATTGCAGTCACCCAG CCTCGCAGAGTGGCTGCTACAACTGTTGCGGCTCGGGTCGCCGAGGAAATGAGGTGTAGTGTCGGCCAAGAGGTCGGGTATTCAATTCGGTTCGAGGACGTAACGTCTTCTGCAACCCGGATAAAATTCTTAACGGACGGTCTCCTGTTGCGAGAGGCTCTCGTAGACCCATTGTTATCTCGTTACTCTGTGATTATGGTCGACGAAGCCCATGAGCGTTCCCTAAGCACCGACATCCTTCTTGGGATACTCAAAAAGATCATGAAAAAGAGACCGGAACTGCGGATTATTGTGAGCAGTGCAACGTTGCAGGCAGAGGAATTTTTACGTTTTTTTGCAGAAGACCAGTTTAATGCGGAGAATGGAAGCGAAATGGGCGGCAAAGTGGGAAGAATTCTTAGCCTCGAGGGGAGAATGTATCCGGTTGATTGCTTGTTTCTGGAGAGTCCGGCAGAAGATTATGTTGAGAGAGCTATCAAGACAGTATTCGACATCCATGCGGGGAAAACTAATGGTGAtatcttgttgtttctcaccggaagagaagaaatagaTCTTGCTATCCAAAAAATCTCGGAGCGTGCTGCCAGTTTACCCCCAAAATCCCAGGAGTTACTGCCATTACCCCTGTACGCGGGACTTACTACGGAACAGCAGCTCTATGTTTTTGACCCTGCTCCTGAAAATACCCGCAAAGTCATAGTCGCCACTAATATTGCTGAAGCATCCGTGACAATCGATGGGATCGTATTCGTTATTGACTGCGGATATGCTAAGCTCCGTGCTTATGACCCAAATACTGGGATCGATACTTTAACGGCAGTGCCTATCTCAAAAGCATCTGCTTCCCAGAGAGCCGGGCGAGCCGGGAGAACAAGACCAGGCAAGTGCTTTCGCCTTTATACCGAGGAATCATACGCATGTCTACCAGATGCCTCTGTTCCAGAGATTCAAAGGTCAAACCTGGCACCGGTGATTCTCCAGTTGAAAGCACTTGGGATTGATAATATCGTCCGatttgatttcttctctagcCCACCTGCGGAGCTTGTTGTTCGAGCGCTTGAGCTGCTCTACTCTTTAGGAGCTGTGGATGAGTACGCAAAGTTGACCAAACCTCTTGGTATTCACATGGCTGAGCTTTCGGTGGAGCCTATGATGGCCAAAGTCTTGCTTAACGCCTCTACATTTGGATGCCTCAGTGAAATTTTATCCATAGCAGCCATGACGAGTGTTCAAGGGTCCGTTTGGTTTCAACAAGAGGGCGACAAAAAGGGTATGGAATCCGCGCGGAGAAAGTTTGCCGTGGAGGAAGGGGATCATTTAACATATCTGAATGTGTACCAGGCCTTTGTCACCAAGGGAAAGAAAGACTCGAAGTGGTGCCGGGAGAACTCGCTAAATTATAAATCGATGCAAAAGGCAGTTAGCATCCGTGCACAGCTTAAAAGATACTTGGACCGCTTTGGAATTCAGATCGACGAAACCCTGTCCTCCCGCAAGTCTCAGCTGGCTACTACTGCGGAACAGATACAACGGTGCCTCACAACGGGATATTTTGGACATGCTGCTAGGATGCAGCCAGACGGCACCTTTAAAACCATAAGCGGAGGAGTAACCCTTCACGCGCATCCGAGTTCGTTGTTGTTT AATCGAAAGGCGGACTGGGTGATTTTCCACGAGGTCCTGCAAACAAGCAGCAAGATATTTATTCGGGATATCACTAAAATTCAAAAGTCATGGCTCCTTGAGTATGCCTCTGACTATTACCAGGTGAAAGAGTGA
- a CDS encoding uncharacterized protein (EggNog:ENOG410PS3P~COG:Z), with translation MPSQQDEKRQAAREVIDILHEISTLLNTHLDRTELSLCVSLIENGVNPEALATVIKELRKESSQSRGLVGGE, from the exons ATGCCATCCCAACAGGACGAAAAGCGCCAAGCAGCTCGTGAAGTCATCGATATCCTTCACGAGATATCCACGCTCCTG AATACCCATTTGGACCGCACAGAGTTGTCTCTATGTGTATCTCTAATTGAAAATGGCGTCAACCCCGAGGCGCTGGCC ACCGTCATCAAGGAGCTCCGGAAGGAGTCGAGTCAAAGCAGAGGGCTTGTCGGTGGTGAATAG